The DNA segment TACAATATTAAACATGTGAAAACATGCACAATGTCAAATTGCTGCAACAACAAAATGAAGAGGGGAACAGCATGAAAACAAGACAAGTAAAGAGACTAACGCTTACCATGATTGCAGTGATGATGATGTCGCTCATATTGCCGGCTTGCGGAGGCAAATCAGATGCTGCTGATATCGTCGTGATCGGAGGCGGAGGTGCAGGCATGTCTGCGGCCATTGAGGCGCATAATCTGGGGGCCAAGGTCGTTCTGCTGGAAAAAATGCCAATGCTCGGTGGAAATACGGCTCGGGCTGAAGGTGGGCTGAATGCTGCTGGCACAGAGTATCAGAAGGCGCAAGGGATTGAAGACAGTCCTGAGCTGCATTTTGAAGATACCATGAAGGGCGGGAAAAATGTAAATAACCCGGATCTTGTCAAGGTGTTGACAGATAACGCTGCAGAATCGATTCAATTCCTGAAGAAGAACGGCGCTGAGTTGTCGGAGGTTGGCAAAGCGGGGGGGGCTAGTGTTCCGCGGATTCATCGGCCGGAGGGCGGGGAAGCGGCAGGTAATTTTATGGTGATCGCTCTTAAGAAGAAATTAGAGGAATTGAATGTCGACGTTCGTCTACAGCATAGTGTAACTGAAATCGTGACGGATAAAGAAGGCAACGTCACTGGGGTCAAGGGTGCGGATAAAGAAGGAAAAACATTTGAAATCCAAGCCAAGGCCGTCATTCTGGCGACGGGCGGATTTGGTGCTAACCTGGATATGGTCGTTAAATATAATTCTGATTTAGAAGGATTCGCTACGACGAATGCCCCGGGAGCGCAGGGCGATGGCATACAACTAGCGGAGGCTGTAGGAGCCAAGCTGGTGGATATGAAAGAAATTCAGATTCACCCTACTACCATTCCGGGTGAAGGTGTGCTTATTACGGAAGGGGTCCGGGGAGACGGAGCGATTCTCGTGAACCAGGAAGGGATTCGCTTCACGAACGAGCTCCTGACTAGAGATGTGGTATCTAAGAATATTTTGGCTCAGACCGACAAAATTGCTTATTTGATCTTTAATGATGAGCTTCGCGGGACGTTGAAAGCAACGGATACGTACTTTGAAATGGGGCTTGTCGAAGAAGGGCAGACGATCGCCGAACTGGCGGGCAAAATCAATGTCGATGCTGCTGTTTTAGAGCAAACTGTTCATCGTTACAGCGAGTTTAAAGAGGCGGGCGTGGATGAAGACTTCCAGCGTGATGATATGCGCCTTGATTTCAAGAAGGGCAATTATTATGCCATTAAAGTGACGCCAGGTATTCATCATACTATG comes from the Paenibacillus lentus genome and includes:
- a CDS encoding FAD-dependent oxidoreductase, producing MKTRQVKRLTLTMIAVMMMSLILPACGGKSDAADIVVIGGGGAGMSAAIEAHNLGAKVVLLEKMPMLGGNTARAEGGLNAAGTEYQKAQGIEDSPELHFEDTMKGGKNVNNPDLVKVLTDNAAESIQFLKKNGAELSEVGKAGGASVPRIHRPEGGEAAGNFMVIALKKKLEELNVDVRLQHSVTEIVTDKEGNVTGVKGADKEGKTFEIQAKAVILATGGFGANLDMVVKYNSDLEGFATTNAPGAQGDGIQLAEAVGAKLVDMKEIQIHPTTIPGEGVLITEGVRGDGAILVNQEGIRFTNELLTRDVVSKNILAQTDKIAYLIFNDELRGTLKATDTYFEMGLVEEGQTIAELAGKINVDAAVLEQTVHRYSEFKEAGVDEDFQRDDMRLDFKKGNYYAIKVTPGIHHTMGGVMINTQAQVLNEAGNAIANLYAAGEVTGGVHGANRLGGNALADITTFGRIAAQEAVKSLD